From the genome of Loxodonta africana isolate mLoxAfr1 chromosome 4, mLoxAfr1.hap2, whole genome shotgun sequence:
GAGGACTACAAGAAGAAGTGAGTTAAAGAGAATTTGTAGGGCTAGTCCTTGAGGATGGCCCTTTAAGAAATAGATATCACCAGATATAAAATGGGCTTTACAATTCTTTAGCAAAATCAGTCCCACAGAAATAAAACCCACGGATTACTGTCTACAGCCAAATTAGAAACACAACAGGGAAGTAGGGGTAGAAGAGGAAGGGTAATAAAGGAAAGAAATTGATGAATCATAAAAATCATTCTTTATGCTCTCTGTGGAAAGAAAGCTAAATTTGTAACTATTAATCTTTATGGACAGCATCAGATCTCAGGCTGCCTTTCTATATCATCTTACCCACTGGCTAAATTCTATTCtacctttttcttcttctagATATGAAGATGAAATCCACAAGCGCACAGCAGCAGAGAATGAATTTGTGACTCTGAAGAAGGTTGGTTGATTCAGATCATGGATTCAGGtttctttataggagcagaattgGTAGACAGCCTAAAAATTGAACAGGCTGGGGATGAGGGCTCAGCTGATTTAAGGTGTTGGTCTTTCCCCAGGATGTGGATGCTGCCTACATGAATAAGGTTGAACTGCAAGCCAAGGTCGATAGTCTTACAGATGAGATCAATTTCCTGAAAGTCTTCTATGATGCAGTAAGTATCTCTATCCCCAGGTTATGTAGTCTAGTGGGGTTCAGTAATGGGTGGAAGATTCTTGGGCTGGGATCCCCTGTGAATGTCTCTGGAAAAGGTGATCTTACAATCTTCTGTCCTGCAGGAACTGTCTCAGATGCAAACCCACATCTCAGACACATCTGTGGTCCTGTCCATGGACAACAACCGCAACCTGGACCTAGACAGCATTATTGCTGAAGTCAAAGCCCAATATGAGGAGATAGCTCAGAGGAGCCGGGCTGAGGCTGAGTCCTGGTACCAGACCAAGGTGAGCAGTGAGTTGGCAGCTGTGAGGAAACCTGTGCCCCTCTCGCTGATGGTCCAGTTAGCTGAACCAGCAAGAAAGTGGTCTTTATTTGAGAAATGTATTTCAGAGAAGCTGGGGTCATCTCACAGGATATATATCCTTTCATGGTTAAAGTGGACATTTACAGTATTTATGCCCAAATATATTAAGTAAAAGAATGCAACTGCAAGAGGAAACTACCTTAGATAAGCAGCTAGTGATCTTTCATTTTATCTTATTCCTGAATCCTGGGTCTCAGAAACATTATACAGAATATCACCTTCCCAGAAGAGAAGAAGATCAACAGTAGTCCAATAATAAGAATGCTGTGTGATTCAGTTGTACAGTAGCTAAAAACCTTGAAACATCAACTTTTCCCACATTCCCTAGATGAGAAACCATTAGGTTCAAGTTTTCTGAATGCCTGGTCAAGAACTGAAAGCCACTGTCGGCATGTGAAAACCCATACccagtgtctctctctctctgggccaCAGTATGAAGAGCTGCAGATCACCGCAGGCAGACATGGTGACGACCTGCGCACCACCAAGCAGGAGATTTCTGAGATCAACCGTGTGATCCAGAGGCTGAGGTCCGAGATCGATCATGTCAAGAAGCAGGTACAATAGTGGGGGAATAGAGGGGAATAAGGAGGGCGATGGTGAATGAAAGCAACATTCCCTTGTTAGTCAATCAGGCAGTCATCAACCATCATCTATGCAGATTTCTGGGTTCTGAAGGAACAGCAGGGAAGGGAAGATGATCCAAACCAAGAGTGCGATATGAACATGAGGAGGGAAACATTCCCAAGTGTTCAGATCTGAAAAAAATTTAGGCTAGATGCATTATAAAGGATGTACACAAGAAGAATGACTGACTGACTTGGAAATTGCAAAGGAACATATTGGGAAGGAAAAATGCAGAAAGCTTGAGGAATCTAGTGGCAAATCTGTTCAAGTTAAAGGTGAACAAGGAGAGAGAACAAAGGCAGAGCGTGAAGAGCAGTGTTGCCCAAGTGTGTTGGAGACTGAGGTGAGAGAAAGACGAGATCTTTAGAGTATGAAGTGAAAACCCACCATTTTCACTGAGGATGTTTTTAATTTCATGTAGGTTAGTGTGTCATCCTCATCAGATCATCAATAATGGTCCTGGTTTGGCTTTGGAGACAATACAACAAAATGAAGTGAGACCCTTCATTCCAGTGTCTGCTGTACTGTCTTCCATCAGTCACCACCCACACCCTCATTCAGGGTGGTTAACACAAAGCAGCATGGGTCTTTGTCAAGCGAGTCCCAGACATGAAAAGTTTTAAAGTACTGAGACTTGGTACGAAGAGTCAAAACTCCTCTTCATCAATTCTGTGTTGTACGATTCTACATCACTGAGAAAGGAGAACCAGGAATACACAcaacagaaaaatcagattacaaattcattctttttcttttccccatcAAGTGTGCCAACCTCCAGGCCGCCATTGCTGATGCTGAACAGCGTGGGGAGATGGCCCTCAAGGATGCCAAGAACAAGCTGGCAGATCTGGAGGATGCCTTGCAGAAGGCCAAGCAGGACATGGCCCGGCTGCTGAAGGAGTACCAGGAGCTGATGAATGTCAAGCTTGCCCTGGACGTGGAGATCGCCACCTACAGGAAGCTGTTGGAAGGCGAGGAGTGCAGGTGGGTAACACATACAACTTTCTCAAACTTCTGAGTGCTGTCTCCAAGACACCCAGGCCATGAGCAGAGCTTTTGGCCACTATAGTAATGACCATAATTGCTGTCctcagaaaaaaaccaaaaggacCATTTCCTCTGGTCCATTCCTCAGATTGAGGTTTCCCACACAGATTCAGCTAATGGTTCTCTGGGATCTCATCTTCCCTGTGTTTCTTGTCCTCCTAGGCTGAGTGGGGAAGGCGTTGGACCAGTCAACATCTGTAAGTACTTTTGTGAGCCTTCCTCCCTTGCCTTTGCTCTTTTCCCTTGATTCAGGCTGGCAGGAAGAGTTTCAACATGCTtcattttttccctgtttctttCCCTTCAAAGCTGTGTCTCAGTCAACCATCTCCGGTGGATATGGCAGCTCTGGTGGTGTTGGCAGTGGCTTAGGCCTGGGCGGAGGCAGTGGCTACTCCTACagcagtggcttcagttctgggagTGGCAGAGGCATTGGAGGTGGCCTCAGCTCTGTTGGGGGCAGCAGTTCCACCATCAAATATACCACCACCTCGTCTAGGAAGAGCTACAAGCACTGAAGTTCTACCACCAGCTTCCGGTTCTCCAATGCTTCAGGCTCGTTGCCAGAGGCACAGTCTCCACCTCAGGCTGCTTCTTCTCTCCAGACCTCTTGTGTTCTTTGCTGTCAGATTAGAGCTGATGTTGCCTAGTATCCTCATTTCCTCTGTCTGCCTATACCTGCTCCACCTGAGCTTCCTTTTCTCACCAACACAATGTCAACCTCTGAGTTTACATCATAATTTAATCACACGCGATGCTTCACTTTCTTACTAAATTATCCATCTCCTGCCACCAATGTCCTGCATCCGAGACTAAACATTTCAAGAGGATACTCTCTGCCACTGTTAATTATAGAAACTCAGTCTAGATTATACTCCAGAACAGGACAATTTCCCTTTGATTTCCAGTGGCCCAGAGTTCCCCATCTTACAAGTGTTGTGATCCTCACTTGCAGTGGCCGTGAAGGTGCAGGTGACAAGTCCTATGATGTACAGAGTCTGTATCTCTGTGATGTTTTCTCTGCTCTTTGAACTCTTGTCATTGCCAAATAAAGCAGACTTATTATATATCACATTGTTTCAGTTTCTTTGCCTTGGTACCAATGGTTCTTAAGATTTTTCCCCTCACAAAATCTTTCTCATTTTTGAGAGATACCCCAAGTGCCTGTGTCCCTCACTCCCTCCTTACAAAAGTTTAACAAACAGCAACTTGGCATtgtgatgctcagggctccatcCCAGATCAGATCCCATCCTAAATGTTTAGCAAGTGAAATGGGAAGGAATGGGTCCACCATCATTGTATACTCTCTTTTTACTACCATACCATATTCCAACACCTTGGTCCCTCTGACTGGTGTCTGAGGCCACGCCATCCACTGTCCTACCACTCACCCTTAATTTCTGGTTGGAGAAACATATTTCCGGCTAACTAAAGCAAAGAGCATTTGACAAGAGCATAGAATGTTTGACTTAGAATTGCCTTCTTGACCAAGGAACTTACCTGACAACATGTACCCAGAGCATCAAAAAATGAGCATACTTTTGAATTATACTTCTAAAAATATATCCTGAGGAAATAGTACAAATGCAGAGAGATGTGCTTACATAGATGTGTATCACAAGAATATTCACAACAGGGAAAAACTGGAAGCACTACAGTAGATCAAATTGAGCACCCAACACACTCAaacacaaaattcaaattctcatttCTTGAACTGTGAAGGCAAGCCAAGAATGGAAATTCCCTTCTCCTCACTCTCTAAGAATCTAAAGCAGTCCTGGGCCTCCCATGGAGATCTAGGAACAGTCAGGTCTGTGTTGCTCAGAAGGGGTGGTCCATATCTTCTCTCACATGTGACCTATATTGGTTTGACTTCTATGAATGGGTAATAGGATACTCAGGACTCAGAATGAGGTTGGTCTGTCAACTTGTACTGCTCTGGGGCCACACCAGTCCTTGTTTCCCCCCAGAGGGACAATGATTCCCCTAGCCCCCTGGCTCTCATATCACAAGAGAAATTTTCTTGGATCGGCTAATATACGGAGGGTATTTCTGGAAACTGCTGTATCAATATCCTGCTGTGTTCACCCCTAATCATTCCCTCAGCCACAAGCGTAGCCTCTTAGGTTACTGCCTCTTTACTTTTCTCACAGAACTTCCCCAACAGCAAGTAAGTGATGACTGGCTTCTGAAATCTAAGCCTACTTGCCACATACTTTATTATGTGCCAAAGAGGAATAATGGAAAGGAAAATAACTGACAAGAAAAATTACCTAGGCTATAACAATGTATCAGTCTGGTtgctctagagaaacagaacaaaaaatgaaGCTGAGAAATAATCACCAATGGATTCTAAAATCTCAGAGAAAAATTTTATGGTATACATTATTATTGAGAGACTAGGCTGAAAATGCTCATATCCCCAGATCAACCTTAACATCCCTAATGTTATGTGTCTCATGATATGATACAATAGAGAAGACATAACAGGAACTATGACATAAATGTGCCTGAAAGAATTGAAATAATCCAATCAAGCCTCTAGCTACCAGAATATAGGAAATTTTCATGGATTGGAAAGAAGTTAAGTGACACCCACAGGAAATAATCTGCCAAATCCAGAATGCAAGCATTCTGTTTAAAACAATTTATGTACTACTCAATggcataaaaaagaaaaggaagggtcTGTTATAGAACAAAGGAACCTTAAAGAGACATAGCAGTCAAATATAACATGTGAACCTAGTGTCGATATAGCTTCAAGCAAAccagccacaaaaagacatctTGGAGATAATTAAAGACATTTGAATGTGAAGAAGGTATTAGACTTCTTTAAGGAATGAtgattttaatagattttatgggTCATGGTTCTCCAAATAAACAGAACGCATaggatataaatatatagagaagaTAGATATAGAGATAGAAATGGAGAAACagggagagatttttttttaaggaattggctcatgtgattgtaggggGCTGGCAAGTTTTAAATCCATAGGTCCAATGACAGGCTGGAAAGTCTGGTaggatattgtcttagttatctatctagtgctgctgtaacagaaataccacaaatggatggctttcacaaagagaaatttatttcctcagagtaaagtaagctagaaattcaaattttcagctccaggcaaaggctttctgtctctgtcggatctagaggaaggtccttatcgtcaatcttcccctagactaggagcttctgcacacaggaaacctgggtccaAGGGACAAGCTTTGCTCCccgcactgttttcttggtggtatgaagtcccctctctctgctccttttgagagataaaagttggtgcagaCCACATCCCAAGGAAATTTCTTTTACATTGGttgagggatgtgacctgggtaaaagTGTTacttcccaccctaatcctttttaacataatctaatcttgcctcatcaacaacaggcagagattaggatttataatacataggaaaattgctgccaagaaatatggaagacaccttcctggccaactgactggaagagatccatatttatgcctattcccaagaaagatgatccaaccgaatgtggaaattatagaacaatatcgttaatatcacacgcaagcaaaattttgctgaagatcattcaagaacggctgcagcagtatatcgacagggaactggcagaaattcaggctggtttcagaagaggacatggaaccagggatatcattgctgatgtcagatggatcctggctgaaagcagagaataccagaaggatgtttacctgtgttttattgactatgcaaaggcattcgactgtgtggatcataacaaactatggataacattgcgaagaatgggaattccagaacactcaattgtgctcatgcggaacctttaCGTGGATCAAGGGGTAGTAGTTctgacaggacaaggggatactgattggtttaaagtcaggaaaggtgtgcatcagggttgtattctttcaccatacctatttaatctgtacgctgaacaaataacatgagaagctggactaaatgaactaaaatgggacatcaggattggaggaagactcattaacaacctgcattatgtagatgacataaccttgcttgctgaaagtgaagaggacttgaagcacttactaatgaagatcaaagaccacagtcttcagtatggattgcacctcaacataaagaaaacaaaaatcctcacaactggaccaatgagcaacgtcatgataaatggagaaaacattgaagttgtcaaggatttcattttacttggatccacaatcaacagccatgaaagcaccagtcaagaaatcaaaagacgcgttgcatcgggcaaatctgctgcaaaggacctcttcaaagtgttgaagaacgaagatgtcaccctgaagactaaggtgcgcctgacccaaggcatggtgttttcagtcgcatcctatgcatgtgaaagctggacaatgaataaggggactgaagaagagctgacacctttgaattgtggtgttggggaagaatattgaacataccatggactgccaaaagaacgaacaaatctgtcttggaagaagtgcgaccagaatgctccttagaggcaagggtggcgagaccgtgtcttacatactttggacattttgtcaggagggatgagtccctggagaaggacatcatgcttggcagagtacagggtcagcggaaaagaggaagaccctcagcaaggtggattgacacagtggctgcaacaatgagctcaaacataacaacgattgtaaggatggcgcaggagccagcagtgtttcgttctgttgtgcatagggtcgctatgagtcggaactgagtcgacggcacctaacaacaacaacaacaggaaaattgcatcaatcagaaaatggaggacaaccacacaacactgggaatcatggcccaaccaagttgatactATTTTCAGGGCATGCAGTTCAATCCATGGCGGATATCTATGTTGCAATCTTTAGGCCAAATTTATTTGCTTCTCAGAAACCTCGGTTTTTGCTCATAAGACCTTTAAGTGATTGAACGAAGACCCCACATTACCAAAGGTAATCACAATGTGATGAATTGACGTAAGTcacaacaagggactcaaacatatcaacgataatggagatgatgcaggaccaggcaacattttcttctgttatatataaagttgccatgagttggagctgtctccatgggaactaacaacagcaacaatctccTTTGTAAGAGTCAAAGAATTGTAAATGTTAGTCACATccacaaaataccttcacagcaacgtTTAAATTAgtatttgaccaaacaactggtaCCATAGGCTTGCCAAGCTcacacacaaaattaaccatcacatagATACGATATTGTTATACAGTTAGACTGAAGAATTGAATTGCTTAGGCACATATACTGaatgagtccttgggtggtacaaatgactaaatgctcagctgctaacacaaagTTTGGAGTTTCAAATCCACAAGAGTCTCCTCAGAACAAtggtctggtgatctacatcaaaaaccatcagccattgaaaaccgtacggAGCATACTTCTATTCGGACACATAtggagttgccaggagtcagagtcaattcaatggcaactgttaaATAAGTAAGCAAGTATACTCAATATTTACAAGTGAAAAAACCTGATGTTTGGATTTCTTTTCAAATACtccaacaaaggaaaaagaataggGGAATTAGataaattaagaaaatgtttgaAGCCATTTAAACTAGGTGCAATCATATATGATCCTCTTTAATTTTATGTGTTTGAAATCTTCaataacacaattttttttttttaattcatttttattgtgctttaagtgaaagtttacaaatcaggtcagtctctcatacaaatacttatatgcaccttgctatacactcctaactgctcttcctctaatgagatagcacagttcttccctctactctctctcctcgtgtccattcgggtagttactggccccctctgccctctcatctcccctccaaacgggagatgccaacatagtctcatacgtctacctgatccaagaagctcattcttcaccagtatcattttccatcccatattccagaccaatccctgtctgaagagttggctttgggaatggttcctgtcctgggctaacagaaggtctggaaacCTTGGCCTCCGGGATCCTTCTcatcccagtctgaccattaagtctggtctttttacaagaatttggggtctgcatcccactgttctcttgctccctcaggggttctctgttgtgttccctgtcagggcagttatcggttgtggccgggcaccacagagttcttctggtctcaggctgaggtaatctctggtttatgtggtcgtTTCcatctcttaggctcataattaccttgtgtctttggtgtccttcattcttccttgttccaggtgggttgagacgaattgaggcatcttagatggctgcttgctagcgtttaagaccccagacgccactctccaaagtgggattcgGAATGTTCTCttgacagattttattatgctaattgacttaggtgtcccccaGAAACATGGTCCTtgaacccctgcccctgctacgctggcctttgaagcatgcagtttattcaagaaacttctttgcttttggtttagtccagctgtgttgacctctcctgtattgtgtattgactttcccttcagctaaaataaaacttatctactatctaattggaaaccccggtggtgtagtgattaagcgctacggctgctaaccaaaaggtcagcagttcaagtccaccaggtgctctttggaaacactatggggcagttctaccctgtcctacagggttgctaggagttggaatccactcgacagcagtgggtttggtttttggttactatctaattagtgaatagcccTTTCCCTCCCTACctaccccctctcataaccatcaaaggatactttcttctctgtttaaactatttctcaagttcttataatagtggtcttatacaatatttgtccttttgcaactgactaatttcactcagtataatgtcttccagatttctccacgttatgaaatgttttgtggattcatcattgttctttatagatgtatagtattccatcgtgtgaatataccataatttatccattcatccattgatgggcatcttggttgcttccatctttttgctattgtaaacagtgctacaatgaacatgggcgtgcacatatctgttcatgtaaaggctcttatttctctagaacatATGCCGAGGAgtcggattgctggatcgtatggtagttctatttctagctttttaaggaagtgccaaattgatttccaaagtggttgtaccatttgacattcccatcagcagtgtataagtgttgcagtctctccacaacctctccgacgtttattctttttgtgttttttggcttaatgccagccttgttggagtgcgatggaatctcgttgtagttttgatttgcatttctgtaatggctaatgattatgagcatttcctcatgtatctgctagctacctgaatgtcttctttagtgaagtgactgttcatatcctttgcccgtttttttaattggcttatttgtcttttcgtagttgagttttagtaggatcatgtagattttagagatcaggtgctgatctgacacgtcatagctaaaaactttttctcattctataggtagtcttttgactcttttggtgaagtctttggatgagcacaggtgtttgatttttaggagctcccagttatcctgtttctcttctgcatttagtaatgttttgtatactgtttatgccatgaattagggctcctaacgttgtcgctattttttcttcatgatctttattgttttagattttgtatttaggtctttgatccattttgagttagtttttgtgcatggcgtgaggtatgggtcttgtttcatttttttgcagatcgatatccagtcatgccagcaccatttgttaaaaagacttgtcttttccccaattaactgactttgggcctttgtcaaatatcagctgctcatatgcagatggatttatgtctgggtcctcaattctgttccattggtctatgaatctgttgctgtagtggtaccaggctgttttgaccactgtggctgtataataggttctaaaatcaggtagaatgaggcctcctcctttgttcttctttgtcagtaatgcttcacttatctggTGTCtcttcccttccataagaagttggtgatttgtttctccatctcattaaaaaatgtcattggggagaggtggagccaagatggcggaataggcaGACTTTTCCGTGGagcctctttacaacaaagacctgaaaaaacaagtgaaacgagtatatttgtgacaagctgtgagccctgagcatcaaaggcaagcttagacaatgaactgaggggcagggaaaggaagagaccgttcagaagcggagaggagttgccggacctgaatcgtggggagccctcaggcaccatttctggagtGGCTGCCGCAGTGGGCTCgtcctagcgttcggccacagtttcctctgggagaagcagccagccacacagcccactcactcctccggaacctgagcagaagggcgctctcggcaaaagctaagtacttgtgtatattttactgcacccccccacccccaacccagcttcagcggctgaatccctaggcctgagatagaccctggtgagcacctggagtcgtcctcctggccttggggaaggaaaaaagttccaactggggggaaaagataatttgctagctccattaactgggggagctcaggacagaaccggttcctgtccaggcataaagcatccgtggaccttgagcacctttcccttttgcatggacctgtgtgggcctatttcaggagaatgggcccttgttggcagactccagccatttcaaaCTCCATTTGCACCGGGCATTTGTGTGGAGCCCTGGGCAGGCCCAGACCAGAGCAGGACAGGAGAGCAGCAGTCCAGGCTGGTCAGCTGGGGTGGGCACAACCAACGAAAGAGGACTGTTCCTGCCAACACCTCTCCCCTCAGACACGACAAAGCGATTCTACCCTGCCACCTGGGGCTCAGATCACACTGGATCGCTCGGCTCCCCAGAGAGGAAGTTTTATTGGGTCATGATCATTTTCggggaggtgggtgtttgacgtttgacatggctttgcctattaaacaaggtcctcacctacccacaacagggacctaaggactggtggctccacttgggtcgcccagccacccacgacagggacccagggataactggtacctccaagtcctcacaaccaaaaatttggggtgcccatggtccctctgcagagcccacccaccagcacgctttaaggaacagagacgtgttttcctcagagacacttgggggtcggttctcagccccctgccttgttcagagcgtgagcCGTGCTGCAATcatataccggtatatacaccaatcacccctgcccgtctaagactgtaggacagagcctgtaccacacacttgatatcagctacctggaaacctgagctgaattcatacaagaaaactgaatggactcctagattgatgTACCTGAa
Proteins encoded in this window:
- the LOC135231204 gene encoding keratin, type II cytoskeletal 6A-like, whose translation is MSSKSTIIRRGFSTSSARVPGVNRSGFSSVSVSRSRGGGVLGGACGGAGFGSRSLYGLGGSKSISIGGGSYITGGGCGSRVGGGYGFGGGAGSGFGFGGGAGGGFGLGGGAGFGGGYGGFPVCPPGGIQEVTVNQNLLTPLNLQIDPTIQRVRTEEREQIKTLNNKFASFIDKVRFLEQQNKVLDTKWTLLQEQGTKTVRQNLEPLFEQYINNLRTQLDSILGERSRLDSELRGVQDLVEDYKKKYEDEIHKRTAAENEFVTLKKDVDAAYMNKVELQAKVDSLTDEINFLKVFYDAELSQMQTHISDTSVVLSMDNNRNLDLDSIIAEVKAQYEEIAQRSRAEAESWYQTKYEELQITAGRHGDDLRTTKQEISEINRVIQRLRSEIDHVKKQCANLQAAIADAEQRGEMALKDAKNKLADLEDALQKAKQDMARLLKEYQELMNVKLALDVEIATYRKLLEGEECRWVTHTTFSNF